One segment of Pseudomonadota bacterium DNA contains the following:
- the atpH gene encoding ATP synthase F1 subunit delta, with the protein MSAGRHTLIAKRYAKALFGICAPVDFDSTEAQLKTLALVWNASQDLRQSMLNPRVTDSQRISVIDGVVASFGGWANEPTKKVVQILVSLRKTPVLPQLAESFAALVSEYRKSLTLEVTVATPMTDSAVSDLKVLLSKALGGEVTLDVKSDAALLGGLTIRLGDKLLDRSVLGTLQRMAVELAQ; encoded by the coding sequence ATGAGCGCAGGACGCCACACACTTATTGCTAAAAGATACGCCAAGGCGCTCTTTGGTATCTGCGCGCCTGTCGATTTTGATAGCACCGAGGCGCAGCTTAAGACCCTCGCGCTAGTCTGGAATGCATCGCAAGATCTGCGCCAAAGCATGCTCAATCCCCGTGTTACAGATTCCCAAAGGATCTCTGTGATAGACGGCGTTGTTGCCTCGTTTGGTGGTTGGGCGAACGAGCCGACTAAGAAGGTAGTTCAGATCTTGGTATCTTTACGCAAGACCCCCGTCTTGCCGCAGCTGGCAGAGAGCTTTGCAGCGCTTGTGAGCGAGTACAGAAAGAGCCTAACCCTTGAGGTAACGGTAGCAACGCCAATGACCGATAGCGCTGTGTCCGATCTGAAAGTGCTGCTCTCAAAGGCCCTGGGCGGCGAGGTAACTTTAGATGTGAAGAGCGACGCAGCGCTACTTGGAGGATTAACGATCCGTTTAGGGGATAAGCTGCTAGATCGATCGGTTCTAGGAACGCTACAACGTATGGCGGTAGAATTGGCTCAGTAG